In Garra rufa chromosome 15, GarRuf1.0, whole genome shotgun sequence, a single genomic region encodes these proteins:
- the LOC141287685 gene encoding osteoclast stimulatory transmembrane protein-like has protein sequence MPLRNNHLSILSLRASMRSSMEALWLCYSSPTPQSASHLLALLVLCLSLAAITASLLFHWLIDLLKYDIQTALVAAGIYATAVFILSSLIHPFRCAFTLIFPTLFTRQGRKLLLSTSVMIVVLYVLPNMAANIATLTHVVKCASEKLSQSLLSSSGLINTIKDNIVRRAEERVDGSLVQTLRDFDHTTHINVSEVKGRLHVLSQRVQEDFSEVKSQVQDLKLLFSRIFAAVFVLYLFAESVMYLRSYLTSVRFDNTYVTGGLRRKGAEKGIVVEAKDVKNGVNSTSFRITKRELFKCLAPAMVITLYLLMTIFLIVLDDFLYYLVKLGGPWISNMPSTNISINVNFKVGTEVGFCQIFSSDCRVDLFNFNRTYTALIHSDPNMCEAQSSKLNPSVVTALVFLYLFSYTLLPLEVYARRLRRKVAASFFRQQEERRVEFLIKKVQTKQKDRQNKVFFIESNHQDKEFSGITDQLYT, from the exons ATGCCTTTAAGAAATAACCATCTCTCTATTTTGTCCCTCAG aGCCTCAATGAGAAGCAGTATGGAGGCGCTGTGGTTGTGTTACTCTTCTCCAACTCCTCAAAGTGCAAGTCACCTCCTCGCCCTACTTGTTCTCTGTCTCTCATTGGCTGCTATAACTGCTTCACTGCTTTTCCACTGGCTCATAGACCTTTTAAAATATGACATCCAGACAGCATTGGTTGCAGCTGGTATCTATGCCACAGCTGTGTTTATCCTATCATCTCTCATTCATCCATTCCGATGTGCCTTCACGCTAATCTTCCCGACGTTGTTCACCCGACAAGGCCGTAAACTGCTGTTGTCCACGTCCGTGATGATCGTGGTGCTGTACGTCCTACCCAACATGGCCGCCAACATCGCAACACTCACACATGTTGTGAAATGCGCATCAGAAAAACTTTCTCAAAGTCTTCTAAGCAGCTCAGGGCTCATCAACACCATTAAGGATAACATAGTCAGAAGAGCTGAGGAAAGAGTGGATGGGAGTTTAGTCCAAACGCTGCGTGATTTTGATCACACTACACATATTAATGTCTCTGAAGTGAAGGGACGGTTGCATGTGTTGAGTCAACGAGTGCAGGAGGATTTCTCTGAAGTTAAAAGTCAAGTACAGGACCTGAAGCTGCTGTTCAGCAGGATTTTCGCTGCTGTTTTTGTTCTGTATTTGTTCGCTGAGTCTGTCATGTACCTTCGGTCTTATCTGACGTCTGTAAGATTTGACAACACATATGTCACTGGTGGGCTCAGGAGGAAAGGAGCTGAAAAAGGGATTGTGGTTGAAGCGAAGGATGTGAAAAATGGAGTAAACTCCACCAGTTTCAGAATAACTAAAAGGGAACTTTTCAAATGTCTGGCTCCAGCAATGGTGATCACACTGTATCTGCTAATGACAATCTTTTTGATAGTGCTGGACGATTTCTTGTATTACTTGGTGAAATTAGGTGGTCCTTGGATTTCAAACATGCCATCCACCAACATCAGCATCAACGTCAACTTCAAG GTTGGAACTGAAGTGGGCTTCTGTCAAATCTTTAGCTCAGACTGTCGGGTAGATTTGTTCAATTTTAACAGAACTTACACAGCCCTCATTCACTCTGATCCAAACATGTGCGAGGCCCAATCCAGCAAGCTGAACCCAAGTGTAGTGACGGCACTGGTGTTCCTATATCTGTTCAGCTACACCTTGCTGCCCCTGGAGGTCTACGCACGACGCCTTCGGAGAAAGGTAGCAGCTTCTTTCTTCCGGCAGCAGGAGGAAAGAAGGGTTGAGTTCCTTATTAAGAAAGttcaaactaaacaaaaagacaGACAAAACAAAGTTTTCTTTATAGAATCCAACCATCAAGATAAAGAATTCTCTGGGATAACAGATCAGCTATACACGTAA